In one window of Nitrospinaceae bacterium DNA:
- the ardC gene encoding antirestriction protein: MKNTIPKADIYTRITNQIVADLEQGVRSWVKPWHCDHMDGKITRPLRHNSVPYTGINILSLWSSAMAQGFASPTWMTFRQAKELNASVRKGEKGSLVVYANKITRTDENENGEELERVIPFLKGYTVFNVEQIDGLPENYYEKPTLRFDAVQRIDHAEAFFKNTGADIRENGNRAYYAVEPDYVRVPPIEAFTNPESYYATLAHECTHWTRHPSRLDRSFGRKKWGDEGYAKEELVAELGAAFLCADLELTLEPRDDHASYIASWLKVLKDDTRAIFHAAAHAQRAINFLHSFQEETVGAA, encoded by the coding sequence ATGAAAAATACGATCCCGAAAGCCGACATTTACACCCGCATCACCAATCAAATTGTTGCCGATCTGGAACAGGGTGTCCGGAGCTGGGTGAAACCGTGGCATTGCGACCACATGGACGGCAAAATCACCCGTCCTCTTCGCCACAACAGCGTCCCCTATACTGGCATCAATATCTTAAGCCTTTGGTCCTCCGCAATGGCACAGGGATTTGCATCCCCGACCTGGATGACCTTTCGACAGGCAAAAGAGTTGAATGCCAGTGTACGCAAAGGCGAAAAGGGCTCTCTCGTGGTCTATGCCAACAAAATCACCCGCACCGATGAAAATGAAAACGGGGAGGAATTGGAAAGAGTCATTCCCTTCCTGAAAGGTTACACGGTTTTTAATGTCGAGCAGATTGACGGCCTGCCCGAAAATTATTACGAAAAACCCACACTGCGCTTTGACGCTGTGCAACGGATCGACCACGCGGAAGCCTTCTTCAAGAATACCGGCGCAGATATCCGGGAAAATGGCAATCGTGCTTATTACGCGGTTGAGCCTGACTATGTACGGGTACCGCCCATAGAGGCTTTCACCAACCCCGAAAGCTACTATGCCACCCTGGCCCACGAGTGCACCCACTGGACGCGCCATCCTTCACGCCTTGACCGGAGTTTCGGTCGTAAAAAGTGGGGCGATGAAGGCTACGCGAAAGAAGAACTCGTGGCTGAACTCGGGGCCGCTTTTCTTTGCGCCGATCTTGAATTGACTTTGGAGCCCCGCGATGATCACGCTTCTTATATCGCCTCCTGGCTGAAGGTACTCAAGGACGATACGCGGGCCATTTTCCACGCCGCCGCTCATGCACAGCGCGCAATTAATTTTCTCCACAGCTTTCAGGAGGAAACCGTCGGGGCGGCTTGA